A single genomic interval of Bacillota bacterium harbors:
- a CDS encoding anion permease produces the protein MNDQAIAVLVFGLTYLLLILKRERSLYFVWGASLLLVVMGIITINQAWQALNWNVLGLFFGTMILAELFVASGAPAYMATRMVNASGSAALSLLSIVVFSGLLSAVVENVATVFIVAPLALETARKVKASPVPVLISVAIAANMQGVATMIGDSPSILLATAANLTFMDFFWVNNRPGIFFAVQIGFIAAMFIVFRFLRNAKGFVSKMELPSVYSWTPTLFIGLLVMLLAGSSFVPGRPDFLPGLIAVAVGLVALLWNYSNDLFAMELTKLDWQTFFLLAGLFVLISSLTVTGVITEVANVMTVLAGDSLLTAFLLIVVVSVAVSALVDNIPYTIAMLPVAQLLAERMGVNPLLFMFAFVLSTSLGGNITPIGASANVVAVGMLRRQGHSVSFGEFMKIGVPTTIVAVTIGAAFLWFIWL, from the coding sequence TTGAACGACCAAGCCATTGCTGTCCTGGTATTCGGCCTCACCTATCTCTTGCTCATCCTAAAACGAGAACGTTCACTCTACTTTGTCTGGGGCGCGTCACTTCTCCTCGTGGTGATGGGCATTATCACCATAAACCAAGCCTGGCAAGCCTTAAATTGGAATGTTCTAGGACTGTTTTTCGGCACCATGATTTTAGCCGAGCTGTTTGTCGCCTCGGGAGCACCAGCCTACATGGCTACGCGCATGGTCAACGCCTCCGGCAGCGCGGCGCTCTCTCTTCTATCTATTGTCGTCTTCTCTGGCCTGCTCTCCGCAGTTGTAGAGAACGTGGCGACGGTATTTATTGTCGCGCCCCTAGCCTTAGAGACAGCGCGCAAAGTTAAAGCCTCACCTGTGCCCGTACTTATTTCGGTAGCGATAGCCGCCAACATGCAGGGGGTAGCCACCATGATCGGCGACTCACCAAGCATACTCTTGGCTACGGCCGCTAACCTTACTTTTATGGATTTCTTTTGGGTAAACAATAGGCCGGGCATCTTTTTCGCCGTACAAATCGGCTTTATCGCGGCCATGTTCATCGTTTTTAGGTTTCTCCGCAATGCAAAAGGCTTTGTCAGCAAGATGGAATTACCTAGCGTTTATTCTTGGACACCGACGCTCTTTATAGGCTTACTGGTGATGCTGCTTGCCGGTTCCTCTTTTGTACCGGGCAGACCAGATTTCTTGCCGGGCCTCATTGCTGTTGCGGTCGGCCTAGTGGCGCTACTGTGGAACTACAGCAACGACCTCTTTGCTATGGAATTGACGAAGCTCGACTGGCAGACTTTCTTTTTACTGGCCGGACTCTTTGTCCTCATTAGTAGCCTCACTGTAACGGGGGTGATAACGGAAGTCGCCAATGTCATGACTGTTCTCGCGGGTGACTCCCTGCTTACTGCCTTCCTGCTGATTGTGGTCGTTTCCGTGGCGGTATCCGCCTTGGTAGACAACATCCCCTACACCATTGCCATGCTGCCGGTAGCACAGCTACTAGCAGAACGCATGGGCGTTAATCCCTTGCTCTTTATGTTTGCCTTTGTCCTCAGTACTAGCCTAGGGGGCAATATCACCCCTATCGGTGCCTCAGCTAACGTGGTCGCTGTCGGCATGTTGAGGCGGCAAGGGCATAGCGTTTCTTTCGGTGAATTTATGAAGATTGGCGTGCCTACGACGATAGTGGCAGTCACCATCGGTGCAGCGTTCCTCTGGTTTATCTGGCTATAA